The following proteins are encoded in a genomic region of Hirundo rustica isolate bHirRus1 chromosome 3, bHirRus1.pri.v3, whole genome shotgun sequence:
- the GCM1 gene encoding chorion-specific transcription factor GCMa gives MLQGVDDSVLVQKDSASRHGEMTSWDINDIKLPQHVSQTDWFQEWPDSYVKHIYSSEDKNAQRHHSSWAMRNTNNHNSRILKKSCLGVVVCGNDCSTLDGRKIYLRPAICDKARQKQQRKCCPNCNGPLRLLSCRGHGGYPVTNFWRHEGQFIFFQSKGAHDHPRPETKLEAEARRSIQKAKTAFSPSSLRLKRVQEIESLTGAIPTQEPLLLSNLDAHVPPANFRGHLSKSSHEPTLSSSSGQLPYPRTAGEDGAFREAAWSRSLSLRRTPRAERPCSVPAVPSTAPSPQQCTLLSPQHILPMTKGGRDPFRSDAGPLGNGSYGEKPPPTYPGSRLSLLPRPAPQGAPSPSPAASAAQPHRLLSLPPRGSAGDTGGGPRAWLSCCNDDMVFNLCPLR, from the exons ATGCTGCAAGGTGTGGATGATTCTGTTTTGGTGCAGAAGGACTCTGCTTCCCGACATGGAGAAATGACAAGTTGGGATATCAATGATATCAAACTTCCCCAG CATGTGAGCCAGACAGACTGGTTTCAAGAATGGCCAGATTCCTATGTAAAACATATCTATAGCTCAGAGGATAAAAATGCTCAGAGGCACCACAGCAGCTGGGCGATGAGAAACACCAACAACCACAACTCTCGCATCTTAAAAAAGTCCTGCCTTGGGGTGGTGGTTTGTGGTAACGATTGCTCTACCTTGGATGGGAGGAAGATCTACCTAAGACCAGCCATATGTGATAAAGCCAGACAAAAACAACAGC GGAAATGCTGTCCCAACTGCAATGGACCGCTGCGACTCCTTTCCTGCCGAGGGCATGGTGGTTACCCAGTTACCAACTTCTGGAGGCATGAAGGCCAGTTCATATTTTTCCAG TCCAAAGGAGCTCATGACCACCCACGTCCAGAAACAAAACTAGAAGCAGAAGCAAGAAGATCAATCCAAAAAGCCAAGACAGctttttctccatcttctctAAGACTAAAAAGAGTCCAAGAGATTGAG TCTCTGACAGGTGCAATACCGACACAGGAGCCTTTGCTTCTTTCCAACCTGGATGCTCACGTGCCACCTGCTAATTTCAGGGGACATTTAAGCAAAAGCTCCCACGAGCCAACGCTGAGCAGCTCTTCTGGGCAGCTTCCATACCCAAGGACGGCCGGGGAGGATGGGGCCTTCAGAGAGGCAGCCTGGAGCCGAAGCCTGTCCCTCAGGAGGACCCCCAGAGCCGAGAGGCCGTGCAGTGTCCccgctgtgcccagcacagccccttctccccagcaGTGCACCCTCCTTAGCCCCCAGCACATCCTGCCCATGACAAAGGGTGGCCGTGACCCCTTCAGGTCTGACGCGGGCCCTTTGGGAAATGGATCGTATGGGGAGAAACCCCCACCGACCTACCCGGGCAGCCGCCTCTCTCTGCTGCCCCGCCCCGCGCCTCAGGGAgcgcccagccccagccccgcggcgAGCGCGGCACAGCCTCACCGACTGCTCTCGCTGCCTCCGAGGGGAAGCGCCGGAGACACTGGGGGAGGGCCCCGAgcctggctcagctgctgcaacGACGACATGGTTTTTAACCTGTGCCCGTTACGGTGA